Below is a window of Acanthochromis polyacanthus isolate Apoly-LR-REF ecotype Palm Island chromosome 18, KAUST_Apoly_ChrSc, whole genome shotgun sequence DNA.
ttgtttttagccaatcgcgggatcttcactacgagcggagccaattggtagattaaactcttaccaaaacccgtaggtaaaaaagcacaaacatctttaccatccagaaatgtgcaaagcgcctctcgttgttcttccttcaaagaagcgatacgagattcggctaaaactgacttaatagcagcatctacacgattgttgtcctccgttgccatgtttgttttgatctactggcgcttggtgtcgtcttcacacccggatatcccgccccacacacgaatactgctgcgtgattggcccgtgccaacttggctctgtccgaacagtgaaagcgggagcggtacaagatgctttcttgagagatttgtgaactcacaaatatcgcgagaaatcaacttgctggcaaggttatctgactgcagctgacacctgcaatctcctctcctctctctccctcacagAGCAGTACGTCTGTCAGTGGCTTTGACTGCAGATCTCTCTGCTCTGCCAGACACAGAAGACAcaagatgcacagaaaatgtaCACTTTGCTTCAGAtgtaataagaataaaaaagaatGAACATGTTCTAGCAATGGAGTAAACCAGGACTCCAGATTCTCCCCATGGTCCTAAAGCCCGTTGCTATTGTTTTTGCCATTGCAGAGACTGTGGTGAACAGAAAAAGTCTTTTGGAGTGGAACAAAtgaatttatgtaaaattttattgtgactcctgatgattttgtaaatagttgtgcaaAAGCGCCTaaaattttctgtattttgatgCAAATAATGGTGTATAACTGTGTTGATTGCTAAAtttgcaaattattttattatatagaCACTTCATACTTGCATTCTAAGTTCCGAAAAGGGTTCgttacacatgtttatggtagttcacagtaaaaaatctaacttttttctcCTCGAACcttgtgttttgtctgcaattttaggtcaagtgtgttcatacattatatcaaaatgtataaataattatagaatcacacaggtgaggttgtgctgaaaaaaggtaccaagcaaagcaagatcaacagcttttaaggtgaaatgtaaaggtaaaatcagaattaaCACCCCCCACCCCAGAGCCGTAAGGGTTGCCACTAGATGCCGTACTCTGCATCACAGAGTAGATGGCCTGAGTTTGAGTTTCTCAGCAGGAAGTTTGACCCAACCCAAAAAGACCAGCCACTACCATCACGCTAGGCCGTCATCTTTGTCTTGTAAACTAGTCAGCAGATGTCACAGATACAAACTTACATCCTGAGGTTTTTCCGAGGTCTCAGCCTCATCCAGCCATCTCTGCAGAAGAGGCTTCAGCTTGCACATGTTCTTGAATCTCAGCTGCAGAGCCTCAAAATGGCAAATGGTTGTCTGGCTGAACATTTTGCCtgaaatggaaacacaaaaaacaaacatcacataACAGGATTGAGAGTGCTGAATTCAGAAGGAAAACTGTGAGCACCAGTCTGCCCCAAAACTAAAACCACACAGATATTAGGATGAAccaattaaaacatatttgaaaCACTATGACCAATAGGATGATAAATTACGCATTTCTAAATTCTACCATCTCTGATCTGGCTGAATACACAATAAACTAATATCTAAACACTGGAAGTTACTTACCATACAGGTTACCCAGTGCAAGGCCAACATCTGCTTGAGTGAAACCCAAagtaatgtgtttgtgtttcagctccttggcaaacacacacacacagtatatatAGTGTATAGAGTATTAGGGCATATGGCCGGTCATAGactatatataaatattatattatatacagtctataggCTGGCTTGGTGGCTAACACGGTCGGCCTAGCCACCGTAGTCACTTAACACGGCCTGTGACTTTACTGTACTCATCGGCAGTCATAGGTGTACAGACGTCAGTgtgagaaacataaaaaaaatacaataaacctAAATCACACTGTACGTGAATCAAAAGCACATTGCATGACAGCATTTTGTGAGTAGCATCAACAATGATTCAGCCTTATTGtcaataaagaacaaaaaaaaaacacgtcgGGAATGAAAACTACCTTAAAGTGAATTGGCTGGTAGGCAAAACAACTGGCATTGCTGCACTGCTCCCTCTGGCAGTAAACCACCAGTCACACAATTTTGCCATATATCAGTCCTGAGTCTGCCATAAGCCACTGCTGAATGGCATATGGCAGAACTGCTCTACCATATGCCATTGCCACCGAGTGGCCGGCCAAGAGCCATTTTGGGATCTTGGAGTCTCTCGTCGTCGGGTGGTGGGAACCTCTGTGTCGTTTGCTGCTCATCCCCTGGATGTGTTTTAATTTCTTCACTAAGGTGTGTGCATGTTCACGTGTGAGTGGGGTGATTTCTCCCGGGCTCCTTTGTCCTTTGCCCAAACCCCTGCAATAGAGCCCCCAGCTCTGATTAGTCCCTAAAAGCCTTCATTTAATAGCTTGGTGTGAGTGGTTgtcttttaaactgtttttttttaaaccgaGCATTTTTGatattgttaaataaaaatttatataGTTTTGCCTTCACTGGAACCACATCTCCTGCCTCATTAGTAGAACAAACCTGAATTGCCTTCTCCTTAGTATTGGTTATATTTCCCTTGGTGAAAGTCCTAGGGTGGCGTTGTCTGGCTGGTGTCTACAGTTGGTAATTGCAGCACCCTAGTTTTACTCTTGAAGCCCTCCGCTCGCCACAtaaataaccgtccaaattTAATACCAACTACCTTCTGATTactaaatgataataaagtgagcttattcaaaaatagtgttgactgtgttctttttaggaagttgagataatcaggacagatatttctttttttgccaatatatcaaattttatatggagaAAATGTATATGTGTCccagaaatcactttcagctaagttccccattacaaaaacacctcaaggaaatatgttaattccagatcacatgacctgctccacatgatgtcatttcctcctgaagaaaagactggaagactccaaggctttcttagttatttaatataaagtaatgtgtgagtcaagtgtggatttatggcatgtcaacatgTCTATCTTTgtaaatttcaattttactcagttgtgtatttaatatttagaagaatctttctgtaaaaatgccatgtggtgtttggttataggtggtcatgttgattttaggcctgaaaacagtaaaaatgtcaactatgatacaaaaagtcctgcaattatagtGACCCAACTTGTGTCATTCAACAAAagataaacatttaagaagctcACGGTAGATTAGTCATGATTTCCTTTTTTCGATGCACAGAACTCCCAAAAACTTGTCTGTATATCTGACACACAACCAGGATAAAATAGTATGTACTTGTTACTCATTAGTTTGTCAAATAATGGCATGTATTGATTAGCTGCTGCAACTCTGAAGTCCAGTGTTTAATTGGTCAGCTGCCCAGACAAGctaaaatagagagagagatacagaGTTGCAGAACTTTGCtcctttgcttgtttgttttttccttggCTGTGCTGTTGAGTCCATACAGAGGCCACACAACAGTTCAATGCCCTGTCCCATTTTCAAATAGCTGAGAGGAGGCGACTGAGTATCTCAGACTTCAGGTACGCAGACGAGAAGACAGGCAGGATGCAGAAAGCAGTGGTTCTGgtttctctgctgctcctggGATGGACCTGGACCCTGCAGGGGCTCCCGGTTCTCCCAGAACCTCTTTACCCGACGCAGGAGAACTTTAATATCAGCCGGGTGAGTGGCGGAGCTCTGCATGccatttttctcctctgtgaTGTGTAATATTGCAAAACTTTGAATTATTGCATTCagtaataaatgattaaaagacAGAATGCAGATATGCACTTCTCTACTTACTATTTGTTCTCTATTCTAACCTTTTTTCTCTGTTATTAAATTAGTATTCAATATTCTGATGAAAAAATCCTTTCCTCCTTTTATGTTTCATCTGTCGTCAtgtaaaaagtggaaaaatacaCCCTATGTACAGTTTAATATGTCAGGTTCAGTTACATGGTGAAAAAGGCAAGTTTACGTCTGTTAAGTGCATGTAAGTAAACattatattttcaacattttatgtcctgtatgattttttttttagatgtattcTAACGGTtgttttcaaatgtttacaCTCCTTGCAGAGAGTGcaaggttttcctttaattttctcaaCTGTTATGTGATGAAATCAGTGTAATAATGGTTCAAAATCTGACATATATTGACAAATATGTTATTTGTTGCTTAAAATCTAAATGGTGCTGCACTGTAATAAGAAGCTATATGTTCAGTAATTCCATTTTGTGTTATCTTTAATCCTATATCACTTTGTAAATGTGGAGTTTGAGActctttttatgcttttttgtcTGATAAACTAAACCAACATTGTCTAAGCCACTGTAGGATTTATGCGCGTTTTCTCTTCATGACAGTTTTTGGGAACATGGCATGACGTTGCCGTGGCGAGTACGTGTGCTTACATGCAGCGCAACAGAGGAGAGGCAGCCATCGGTAAGCTGGTTCTGCAGAGAGGCGCCACTGAAAGCAAACTCAAGACGACTAAAACTAAGCTCAGGTTTGTCTAAAAATGGATGCATTCACCCACGCAACACACCAAAATGCACAAATATGaactcttaaaaaaataaaagctaattAAAATGTCCCAGAATGTGTCCTTCAAGCTTTGGCTCAATACACTGCACAGATTGTTTATTCTGTACGCCCCCACATTTTAGAGCAAACAGGCCCTTTCAGtaaattttcttcatttacgaTAAAGAAATGTAATGATAGTGTggattttacagtttaaaaatgtgcttacggtaagaaaaaaaaagttttaacctttataattttagtttttttaaattattctttCACTTGAAGCAACATCAACATCACATGGTAGATACTGTTGGATTCCCAGGTGGAGAACACACTCAAATAAATACtaaaagcttaaaataaaacaggacacttgccaaaaatatcttttaaatttaaaaaaaacatcgtccataaataatcattttagttaattttattattctttCCCCTCAAAAAGCATTTaggactttttaaaattcagtattaaatcagtaaaaataaaaaagaaacaaacataaataactGCATTGACATACATTATGTTAATTATAATGTGCACACATTGGCCAAATCCTGACAGcttttaaatccatttttagTCACTACACTGCACCACTACATGCATGACAGAGGGAAATACTCTATTTTTTCGGCCACTAAAGATGTACATTCTAGTTACTTAATAGATAAATATTCAGATTATGACTTATTGGTAGTTTCAGAttatcaataaaaatataagCAAGTAGTAAATTATGACAATCTGCAAAATATGAAGCAAAGTAATTCAAATTAGTCGCAGCCGCAGCATTGAAGTGATGAACGCAATACTGcataaacaattttaaaaatgattgttttgaAGTAACTTGCTCACTAAAATGAGTACTTTTACTGTCAGTACTTGAAATGTATTCTGATGTCTACAATTCCTTACAGATATCTGATATTCTGCACATACAGCAACAGATGCGACGTAAACGGtaacatatttttgtttgtttttttactaaTAATCTGTTTCTGTGTGCGTTTTGTGCAGAGGTGGAACATGTCAGGAGATGACCGTGGACTATGAGCTGACAAGCACACCAGGACGATTCTTCTACCACATTGCAagtatgttgttttctgttctcatgtgtgatattttagtgatgTGGTTCTCTGATGTTGTATTTAGGTTTTAACAGATATCCTGACTCTCCCTGCGTTCTCCTTCCTGCAGAGTGGGGGGCGGACGTGGATGCCTACGTTGTTCACACCAACTACGACGAGTATGCCATCGTCATAATGAGCAAAGCCAAGTCCACGGGCGCTAAGAGCACCGGAGTGAAGCTTTACAGTGAGATGAGCGCAAACGTTTCATCATCTTTGTAAAAACTAGCGGCCTTGTTGTTTtgatagtttgttttttcaaccCAAATCATAGCAGCACATTTGTATTTGCCTTCTAGTCAAAcacatttgcatcattttaaagtttacatCTGCTGAATCATAATGACACTGTCCACTTTAGGTAGAACCAAGACTGTAAGAGACACTGTGCTGGAAGACTTCAAAAGACTGGTCAGAGAACAGGGAATGAGTGACGACACTATTGTCATTAAAAAGGACAAAGGTACAGCAAACGCACACATTGTTTCTATAAATATGAAGCAGACAATGTAAAGTGCATACAAATGTATATTAATATCACTCTTTATGAGACAGATTTTTATTGTACAAGAATATAAACCCAGCAACAACACAATAAGACAACTGAAAAGCATTTACTGACTAAATGGGGGCATAAATGACACACTTTTATTTGATTTCTGTACAGGTGACTGTGTTCCCGGACAGCAGGTGGCAGAACCTTCAGCTAGGCCTGTGTCCCAGGTACtagaaatacatttaaactgactttcttttttattttatacataCTTGTGTTAGATTTGAAATCAAATGAATTCAGTTAACTTTCTATAAATCATATTATTACTATTGGGTAATATTAACaagttatttatattttatagtaACTTCCTTTGTACAGTATGGTTCTTTAAAAATCTCATTTGAAATAGTCTGTAGGTAAATGCAAGACAAATATTTTGTTGTCTCTTAATGAATCTGTCTGTGGATGTTCTCCAGCGGGTGAGGAGAACTCTAGTTCCCACTCTGGCTACTGTAGATGTGGAGGGCTCTGGTGACGACACACCTTCGTTCAACGGAACCGGTAAGAGATCATTCGATGAATTAAAGACCCTGATCCATTCATATATTATTAGACTGCTGAATACATCTACTGAATGTCAGATAcagtatgtgtgtatttgtctgACTGATCTCAACAACTGGACATCAAATTTGTCTGGTAAATTGCTTGAGAGCCAAGAAAATGTGATGTTGAATTTGAAGTAGATCAAAGGAAGTGTGCTCCCTTTTTGGTGTCCACAACAGGTTTTTAACTGGCTGCAGACAAAGCCAAAGTCACCCCAGTTGTTAGGGAACATCATGCATTGGATTTGCCTAAGTTAAGTCCCTAAAAAGGGTCACTAcactttaaaatgacttcataCTCGACACTGCACTCCCTCAGGCCTCCAGCAAGAtgtctgtcacatttttgcagtCGAGCAGATGAgcatttttttgagaaaattgtCATAAAGGCTGACATATTTTAAACaagatgacatggtcatcaatatcccccgccacatgtgatgtctctgagtctatatccaaaatagtgatcaagggccataactctgttaaatattatcgcacaggtctcattttcaaacttgatcaaggtgtccatggtgcgaagctacacactaaatttcgtaatcctagctgtaatagtgtccgagaaaagctgtccccttcatctcggacggacggacggactgacgtggaggcgggggataataatatTTATGCTAAAGACAGATTCTAATGTTGGGAGTAATGGGTATCCATTTTGCTCTCTCCACAGAGTCTTGCAAAGCAGAACCAGAAACAGGACCCTGCTTTGGGATGCATCAGCGTTACTACTACAACTCCACCTCAATGAGCTGTGAAATGTTCAAGTATGGAGGGTGTCTGGGCAACCAGAACAACTTTGAAAGCGAGAGAGAGTGTCTCCAGAGATGTCGCACCGAGGGTGAGAAGCGAAATACCAAAAATGATGCATACAATATCTGTCGTTTTGGAAGTATTGTGTTGGGTTGTGAGCCTAGTTTGCTATGTGACggtgtttttttctgccttttgatGCTTGTAGGACACTAAGAATTCACTGATGCTGCCTGTTGTGACCATTCTTTGTCGGTATCTCTTTGTTTTCCTCCAGCTGCATGCCGTTTGCCAATGGCAGCTCAATCCTGCACAGGACATCCTCCTATCTGGGCCTTTGACTCCTCCATCGGTCTGTGTGTGCAATACAAGAAGGACTTCTGCCAGGGCAATGGCAACAAGTTCTACAGCAAGTCAGAGTGTGAAGAGTACTGCGGGGTGGTGAAAGATGGTGAGATATTAAGAAGCACGTAACAGAATCTGAACATAAACACAGCACAAGGAGAAACGCAAAAACCAATCGATGCATGCTAAACACAATGCGAACTTGGTCAAACGGACTGCACAGTTTTTGTACGTATTCACGCAAATGCAGCACAGCAAATCTCCACatatacacaataaaaacagatttatagaAAAGATTTATGCAAAAGACAGATTAGAAGTCCAGATTCTAATGTTGGGGGGAAATTGGTATCCATTTTACCagttgttcatttgtttttcatttgttttgcagGAGATGATCTCCCGAAGTCTAACTGAATGAACTGACGAGACGTCACTGCTCACCTGGAGTCCTTATCCAGAAATACTAGAGCTGGCATCATTTAAAGTGCACTATTAAGAAATATCATTTGCTCTCAGCACTGATATATCACAACAGCTcctcaataaaacaaatcagttCTCTGTTTGCTTGGGGtacttatttgtttttgttttttttactatatttcatTCTTgggcttcaaaaatacaaaggTCACAAGAGCATAAGTTTAATATATTATTGAATTAACAGAGGAGGCAGTGTAACACACGCTGAGGACCTAACAACAGAACAACTAAAAAATGGCCGTCGCTTATGCAACAACTTCAAATACCTACAGCATCTGAAGGAAAACAGATGCACAAATGTTGAGGTATGTGAATGATAGATTCATACATAGGTCTGGGTGATATAGAAAGTCTATTGCAATTTTTtctagatttgttttttttaaatatggcGAATTTTTACATGACTTAATTTTAATTAAGGCTAGGAGtagtgatggtgagatgaagccTCATGAGGCATCAAACGACTTGAGCCAATTGGTTTGAGAAAGGGTTCATTTCTTGAAGCCTCATGAGCACACAAAAGCACCTACTGGCCAAATGTACAATCACAGGCAGCTGTATCTGAAACACGTGCCTGATGCAATGAATTGTTGTCTGTTATGGCTGCTGGGAATGACTatgaaatacaagaaaatgtacGACCAAATAATTTCTGAAGATAAATGATCACATATGTGTAt
It encodes the following:
- the ambp gene encoding protein AMBP, which codes for MQKAVVLVSLLLLGWTWTLQGLPVLPEPLYPTQENFNISRFLGTWHDVAVASTCAYMQRNRGEAAIGKLVLQRGATESKLKTTKTKLRGGTCQEMTVDYELTSTPGRFFYHIAKWGADVDAYVVHTNYDEYAIVIMSKAKSTGAKSTGVKLYSRTKTVRDTVLEDFKRLVREQGMSDDTIVIKKDKGDCVPGQQVAEPSARPVSQRVRRTLVPTLATVDVEGSGDDTPSFNGTESCKAEPETGPCFGMHQRYYYNSTSMSCEMFKYGGCLGNQNNFESERECLQRCRTEAACRLPMAAQSCTGHPPIWAFDSSIGLCVQYKKDFCQGNGNKFYSKSECEEYCGVVKDGDDLPKSN